In Candidatus Promineifilum breve, one genomic interval encodes:
- a CDS encoding GlsB/YeaQ/YmgE family stress response membrane protein, whose amino-acid sequence MGLIGWIIGGGIVGWLASMITGRNAQQGLIGNILAGIIGAFVGGALYGLLFGGGINFEWNITSFIVALIGAVIVLAVWNFISRRA is encoded by the coding sequence ATCGGTTTAATTGGTTGGATTATTGGTGGCGGCATCGTCGGCTGGCTCGCCAGCATGATCACCGGCCGCAACGCCCAGCAAGGGCTGATCGGTAATATCCTGGCCGGCATCATCGGCGCTTTCGTCGGTGGCGCGCTCTATGGCCTGCTTTTTGGCGGCGGCATCAACTTTGAGTGGAACATCACCAGCTTCATCGTGGCCCTTATTGGGGCCGTCATCGTTTTGGCGGTCTGGAACTTCATCTCCCGGCGGGCCTGA
- a CDS encoding glutaminyl-peptide cyclotransferase, with protein MKYITSHILTLGLALILLLAACSTPLEGQATLVPTAAQPPSAEGTAAASAVPADATGVPPTAASTADLAATAVAATEVAYAAIIAAQPTPIPTEAVTPTPAPPISYTFQIVNTFPHDATAFTQGLVYIDGGFFEGTGLWGESTLRETALTSGQVLRSVALESQYFGEGITLFDDRIIQLTWQERTGFIYDRATFELLQTFEYNTEGWGITHDGQRLIVSDGSSTIYFWDPETLQEIGRITVRDHRGPLNLLNELEYVNGEIWANIWMTDLIARISPETGDVLGYIDLSGLLDTSNLTQPADVLNGIAHDPVTGRLFVTGKLWPSIFEIVVVPKE; from the coding sequence ATGAAATATATTACCTCCCACATCCTCACCCTGGGCCTGGCGCTGATCCTGTTGCTGGCCGCTTGCTCCACGCCGCTGGAAGGTCAGGCAACTCTTGTCCCGACCGCGGCCCAGCCACCGTCGGCCGAAGGAACGGCGGCGGCCTCGGCCGTCCCCGCTGACGCGACGGGCGTCCCGCCGACCGCGGCCTCGACGGCCGACCTGGCAGCGACCGCCGTGGCCGCCACCGAAGTGGCCTACGCGGCCATCATCGCCGCGCAACCGACGCCCATACCGACCGAAGCCGTGACGCCGACCCCCGCGCCGCCCATCTCCTACACTTTTCAGATCGTCAACACCTTCCCCCACGATGCCACGGCCTTTACCCAGGGGCTGGTCTACATCGACGGCGGGTTCTTCGAGGGCACCGGATTGTGGGGTGAATCGACGTTGCGCGAGACGGCGCTGACCAGCGGGCAGGTGTTGCGCTCGGTGGCGCTGGAGTCTCAATACTTCGGCGAAGGTATCACCCTGTTCGACGACCGCATCATCCAGTTGACCTGGCAGGAGCGGACCGGGTTTATCTATGACCGGGCGACCTTTGAGTTATTGCAGACGTTTGAGTATAACACCGAGGGCTGGGGCATTACCCACGACGGCCAACGCCTCATCGTCAGTGACGGCTCCAGTACAATCTACTTCTGGGACCCGGAGACACTCCAGGAGATCGGCCGGATCACCGTGCGCGATCACCGGGGGCCGTTGAACCTCCTGAACGAACTGGAATACGTCAATGGCGAAATCTGGGCCAACATCTGGATGACCGATCTCATCGCCCGTATCTCCCCGGAGACGGGCGATGTGCTGGGGTATATCGACCTGAGCGGTCTGCTGGATACCAGCAACCTGACCCAACCGGCCGACGTCCTGAACGGTATCGCCCACGACCCGGTCACCGGACGGCTGTTCGTGACCGGCAAGCTGTGGCCGAGCATTTTCGAGATCGTTGTCGTCCCCAAAGAGTGA
- the uvrB gene encoding excinuclease ABC subunit UvrB — protein MTKFELVSDFVATGDQPQAIAELLEGMGRGDKFQTLLGATGTGKTFTIANIIQETQRPTIILAHNKTLAAQLYSEFREFFPRNAVSYFVSYYDYYQPEAYIPRHDLYIEKETQINDEIDRLRLQAMATLKSRRDVIIVASVSCIYGIGNPEAWGNVILEIERGGQYRRNTILRHLVDIQYDRNDTDLRRSTFRVRGDTLQIYPAYAETAFLIEFWGDVVERIAEFDPLTGEVLLEHTRVAIYPAREFITDEEKLSRAINDIESELTERIGQYKKENRLLEAQRIEQRVNFDLEMLREVGFTPGIENYSRHLDQRPAGSRPWTLLDYFPADYMMVIDESHMTLPQVRGMWGGDQSRKSILVDFGFRLPSAMDNRPLNFTEFESLLNQVIFTSATPGPFELEHSTQIAHQVIRPTGVVDPEVEVRPVRGQVDDLIGEVNRRIANGQRALVTTLTKRMAEDLSDYLLELGIKVHYLHSEVKTLERTEILRDLRLGVYDVVVGINLLREGLDLPEVSLVAILDADKEGFLRSETSLTQTIGRAARHVEGKVIMYADRMTDSMAAAIRTTNARRAVQVAYNTEHGIEPRSIIKAVHALTDELTAQREMARGGEAALAESRGGYVTAADLPKVELAKIISELEKQMKHAAQQLEFERAAVLRDQVMEMRQIMVLKDAGGKSDLPEWERMRRLDEAGLAYEVEN, from the coding sequence ATGACCAAATTTGAACTGGTAAGCGACTTCGTGGCGACCGGCGACCAGCCACAGGCCATCGCCGAGCTGTTGGAAGGAATGGGCCGCGGCGACAAATTCCAGACGCTGCTGGGGGCCACGGGCACGGGCAAGACGTTCACCATCGCCAATATCATCCAGGAAACGCAACGGCCGACGATTATCCTGGCCCACAACAAGACGCTGGCCGCGCAACTCTACAGCGAGTTCCGCGAGTTCTTCCCGCGCAATGCCGTCTCCTACTTCGTCAGCTACTACGATTATTACCAGCCCGAAGCCTACATCCCCCGCCATGATCTCTACATCGAGAAAGAGACACAGATCAACGACGAGATCGACCGCCTGCGGTTGCAGGCAATGGCGACGCTGAAGAGCCGGCGCGACGTGATCATCGTGGCCTCGGTGTCGTGCATTTACGGGATAGGCAACCCGGAGGCGTGGGGCAACGTCATCCTGGAGATCGAGCGCGGCGGGCAATACCGGCGCAACACCATCCTGCGCCATCTGGTGGACATCCAGTATGACCGCAACGACACCGACCTGCGCCGCAGCACCTTCCGCGTGCGCGGCGACACGCTGCAAATCTATCCGGCCTACGCCGAGACGGCCTTCCTCATCGAGTTCTGGGGCGACGTCGTGGAGCGCATCGCCGAATTCGACCCGCTGACCGGCGAGGTCTTGCTGGAGCACACCCGCGTGGCGATCTACCCGGCGCGCGAGTTCATCACCGACGAGGAGAAGCTGTCGCGGGCGATCAACGACATCGAATCGGAACTGACCGAGCGCATCGGCCAGTACAAGAAAGAGAACCGCCTGCTGGAAGCCCAGCGCATCGAGCAGCGGGTCAATTTCGACCTGGAGATGTTGCGCGAGGTAGGTTTCACGCCGGGCATCGAGAACTATAGCCGCCATCTGGACCAGCGCCCGGCCGGTTCGCGCCCCTGGACGCTGCTCGACTACTTCCCGGCCGACTACATGATGGTCATCGACGAAAGCCACATGACGTTGCCCCAGGTGCGCGGCATGTGGGGCGGCGACCAGAGCCGCAAGAGCATCCTGGTCGATTTCGGCTTCCGCCTGCCCAGCGCCATGGACAACCGGCCGCTCAATTTCACCGAGTTCGAGAGCTTGCTCAACCAGGTCATCTTCACTAGCGCCACGCCGGGGCCGTTCGAGTTGGAGCACTCGACCCAGATCGCCCATCAGGTCATCCGGCCCACCGGCGTCGTCGATCCGGAGGTCGAGGTGCGGCCGGTGCGCGGCCAGGTAGACGACCTCATCGGCGAGGTCAACCGGCGCATCGCCAACGGCCAGCGCGCCCTGGTGACGACGCTGACCAAGCGCATGGCCGAAGACCTGAGCGATTACCTGCTGGAGTTGGGCATCAAGGTCCACTACTTGCACTCCGAGGTGAAGACGCTGGAGCGCACCGAGATTTTGCGCGATCTGCGCCTGGGCGTCTATGACGTGGTGGTGGGCATCAACCTGCTGCGCGAGGGGCTGGACCTGCCCGAAGTCTCGCTGGTCGCCATTCTGGACGCCGACAAGGAAGGCTTCCTGCGCTCGGAGACGTCGCTGACGCAGACCATCGGCCGCGCCGCCCGCCACGTGGAGGGCAAGGTGATCATGTACGCCGACAGGATGACCGATTCGATGGCCGCGGCCATCCGCACCACCAACGCCCGGCGCGCGGTACAGGTGGCCTACAACACCGAACACGGCATCGAGCCGCGCAGTATCATCAAGGCCGTCCACGCCCTGACCGACGAATTGACCGCCCAGCGCGAGATGGCCCGCGGCGGCGAGGCGGCGCTGGCCGAGTCGCGCGGCGGCTACGTGACCGCCGCCGACCTGCCCAAGGTCGAACTGGCGAAGATCATCAGTGAGCTGGAGAAGCAGATGAAGCACGCCGCCCAACAACTGGAGTTCGAGCGGGCGGCCGTGCTGCGCGATCAGGTCATGGAGATGCGCCAGATCATGGTGCTGAAGGACGCCGGCGGCAAGAGCGACCTGCCCGAATGGGAGCGCATGCGGCGGCTTGACGAGGCCGGCTTGGCTTACGAAGTCGAGAACTAA
- a CDS encoding endonuclease MutS2: MLDQKTLSILEFDKIRELVAGYANFSGGRDLALAMQPTIELEQAREWQAETREAVSLFETDSGVTIGGARDVRRAADNAMRGFILAPEDFLAIQATIIAGRNLSRQLQRQAERVPHLAAIGVLIEECRGIVSAITATLDERGEVLDSASPRLAKVRQEQRAVHGRIQDKLQRILNSSMAQFLQESIITQRGGRYVIPVRADAKGRLKGIVHDQSGSGATLWVEPLGTVDLNNEYRGLLMEEQEEIQRILRELSNLVADQGDAIKRVVERMAELDLIFARANYALTTNAVEPSFVPWRETKQARAPRHRTAATAETPAAPRDRHPGSTVWIRAARHPLLDPRRVVPTNLTLDEETFIVLITGPNTGGKTVSLKTMGLMAVMAQAGLHLPANEARLTVFDNVYADIGDEQSIEQSLSTFSAHMTNIVRILAAVDDRSLVLLDELGSGTDPTEGAALAQAVVNFLRDKGATTFVATHFPELKIYASQTPGATNASLLFDMETLSPTYEMTIGLPGRSNAFAIARRLGLDSTILDDAMRQVSADSHQAEDLLDSIYTLREKMEAEEAQTRRTLREAEGERDRLTRRLEEVEVERGRILEETRQEMRRQIELLQTEIRQARSKLRDAASLSAVKKLGKQVADLEVTPETILAPEPAEAPDISRGKRRSLQVGDIVQVRSLNVRGEVTSLGKTEVVVAVGRLQFRAGYDDLEFRERPVAERETVMVGALHPSPGIELDIRGVRVEDGIERLVRYLDSAFLARLPFVRIIHGKGTGRLRQAVRETLSASGQVRAWEEGKDGEGGPGVTVAHLVEHS; the protein is encoded by the coding sequence ATGCTTGATCAGAAGACTCTTTCCATACTGGAATTCGATAAAATCCGCGAACTGGTGGCCGGCTATGCCAACTTTAGCGGCGGGCGCGATCTGGCGCTGGCGATGCAGCCCACGATCGAATTGGAACAGGCCCGCGAGTGGCAGGCCGAAACGCGCGAGGCCGTCTCGCTGTTCGAGACCGACAGCGGCGTCACCATCGGCGGGGCGCGCGACGTTCGCCGCGCGGCCGATAACGCCATGCGCGGCTTCATCCTCGCCCCGGAGGATTTCCTCGCCATCCAGGCCACGATCATCGCCGGGCGCAATCTGAGCCGCCAGCTACAACGGCAGGCCGAGCGCGTACCCCATCTGGCGGCCATCGGCGTGCTCATCGAGGAGTGCCGCGGCATCGTCAGCGCCATCACGGCCACCCTCGACGAACGCGGCGAGGTGCTCGACAGCGCTAGCCCGCGCCTGGCCAAGGTGCGCCAGGAGCAGCGCGCCGTCCACGGCCGCATCCAGGACAAGCTGCAACGTATCCTCAACAGCAGCATGGCCCAATTCTTGCAGGAGTCGATCATCACCCAGCGCGGCGGCCGTTACGTCATCCCCGTGCGCGCCGACGCCAAGGGTCGCCTCAAGGGCATCGTCCACGACCAGAGCGGCAGCGGGGCCACGCTGTGGGTCGAGCCGTTGGGTACGGTTGACCTGAACAATGAATATCGCGGCCTGCTGATGGAAGAGCAGGAGGAGATTCAGCGCATCCTGCGCGAACTGTCCAATCTGGTGGCCGACCAGGGGGACGCCATCAAGCGCGTCGTTGAGCGCATGGCCGAACTCGATCTCATCTTCGCCCGCGCCAACTACGCCCTGACGACCAACGCCGTGGAGCCGAGCTTCGTCCCCTGGCGCGAGACAAAGCAAGCCCGCGCCCCCCGCCACCGCACGGCAGCCACGGCCGAGACCCCCGCCGCGCCGCGCGACCGCCACCCCGGCTCGACGGTCTGGATTAGGGCCGCCCGCCACCCGCTGCTCGACCCGCGCCGCGTCGTGCCCACCAACCTGACGCTGGACGAGGAGACGTTTATCGTCCTCATCACCGGCCCCAACACCGGCGGCAAGACGGTCAGCCTGAAGACGATGGGCCTGATGGCCGTGATGGCCCAGGCCGGGCTGCATCTGCCGGCCAACGAGGCCCGTTTGACCGTCTTCGACAACGTCTATGCCGACATCGGCGACGAGCAGTCCATCGAGCAAAGCCTGTCCACCTTCTCGGCCCACATGACCAACATCGTGCGCATCCTGGCCGCGGTGGATGACCGCTCGCTGGTGCTGCTCGACGAACTCGGCTCCGGCACCGACCCGACGGAAGGCGCGGCGCTGGCCCAGGCGGTGGTCAACTTCCTGCGCGACAAGGGGGCCACGACCTTTGTCGCCACCCACTTCCCGGAATTGAAGATCTACGCCAGCCAGACGCCGGGGGCCACCAACGCCTCGCTGCTGTTCGACATGGAGACGCTGTCGCCGACTTATGAGATGACCATCGGCCTGCCCGGCCGCTCCAACGCCTTCGCCATCGCCCGGCGGCTGGGGCTGGATTCGACCATCCTCGACGACGCCATGCGCCAGGTGAGCGCCGACAGCCACCAGGCCGAAGATTTGCTCGACTCCATCTACACCCTGCGCGAGAAGATGGAAGCCGAAGAAGCCCAGACCCGCCGCACCCTGCGCGAGGCCGAGGGCGAGCGCGACCGCCTGACCCGCCGCCTGGAGGAGGTCGAGGTGGAGCGCGGGCGTATCCTGGAAGAGACGCGCCAGGAGATGCGCCGTCAAATTGAACTACTACAGACCGAAATCCGCCAGGCGCGCTCCAAGCTGCGCGATGCCGCCTCGCTCAGCGCCGTCAAGAAATTGGGCAAGCAAGTGGCCGATCTGGAGGTGACGCCGGAGACGATCCTGGCCCCGGAGCCGGCCGAAGCGCCGGACATATCGCGCGGCAAGCGGCGCTCGTTGCAGGTGGGCGATATTGTCCAGGTGCGCTCGCTCAATGTGCGCGGCGAAGTGACGTCGTTGGGCAAGACCGAGGTGGTGGTGGCCGTCGGCCGCTTGCAGTTCCGCGCCGGCTACGACGACCTGGAGTTCCGCGAGCGCCCGGTAGCCGAGCGCGAAACCGTGATGGTCGGCGCGCTACATCCTTCACCGGGCATCGAACTCGATATCCGCGGCGTGCGCGTCGAGGACGGCATCGAGCGCCTCGTGCGCTATCTGGACTCGGCCTTTCTGGCCCGGCTGCCCTTCGTGCGCATCATCCACGGCAAGGGCACCGGCCGGCTACGCCAGGCCGTGCGCGAGACGCTGAGCGCCTCCGGCCAGGTGCGCGCCTGGGAAGAGGGTAAGGACGGCGAAGGCGGGCCGGGAGTGACGGTGGCGCATTTAGTCGAGCATTCGTAA
- a CDS encoding ABC transporter ATP-binding protein, with translation MSTQSQPAIRLQNVSKRFAFTPDMPQSVLETMIALFSRRGRRVSHDLWAVRDVTFDVLPGRCVGIIGRNGSGKSTLLKLIARIIQPTTGEIRVHGRVSALLELGAGFHPDLTGRENVYLNASVLGLSREETESLFDDILDFSELGDYIDMPVKHYSSGMYMRLGFSVAIHVRPQILIVDEILAVGDQNFQAKCLDRILEMKREGVTILFISHDLSNVAHLCSDVVWLDHGVLRLVGPTDYVLAHYRGHMNQSADEQMAAENEIDDFRRWGTRQIEITDVRLLDAAGQDTTVFRTGDDLTVEITYIAHEPIEEPEFGLALHSQDGVHITGPNNRIGGLNLGVVAGPGRVRYHIRQLPLLRGRYQLTAAVHDSAEPIAYDYHEEAYSFRVVEGGTDEKEGLIVLDAAWESCAPDHSTAVLAARPDPAGHRHPR, from the coding sequence ATGAGTACGCAAAGCCAACCGGCGATTCGGTTGCAGAATGTCAGCAAACGCTTTGCGTTTACGCCGGATATGCCGCAATCCGTGCTGGAGACGATGATCGCGTTATTCTCGCGGCGGGGGCGGCGGGTTTCCCACGATCTGTGGGCTGTGCGCGACGTCACCTTCGACGTGCTGCCGGGGCGCTGCGTGGGCATCATCGGCCGCAACGGCAGCGGCAAGAGCACCCTTCTCAAGCTGATCGCCCGCATTATCCAGCCCACCACGGGCGAAATCCGGGTGCATGGCCGCGTCAGCGCCCTGCTGGAACTGGGCGCGGGCTTCCACCCCGACCTCACCGGGCGCGAGAATGTCTATCTCAATGCCTCGGTGCTGGGCCTCAGCCGCGAGGAGACCGAGAGCCTTTTTGACGACATCCTGGACTTCTCCGAACTGGGCGATTACATCGATATGCCGGTCAAGCATTATTCGTCGGGCATGTACATGCGCCTGGGCTTCTCCGTCGCCATCCACGTGCGCCCCCAAATCCTGATCGTCGATGAGATTCTGGCCGTCGGCGACCAGAACTTCCAGGCCAAATGCCTCGACCGCATCCTGGAGATGAAGCGCGAGGGCGTGACCATCCTGTTCATCAGCCACGACCTGAGCAACGTCGCCCACCTGTGCAGCGACGTGGTCTGGCTCGACCATGGCGTCCTGCGCCTGGTGGGGCCGACCGACTACGTACTGGCCCACTACCGCGGCCACATGAACCAGAGCGCCGACGAGCAGATGGCCGCCGAGAACGAGATCGACGACTTCCGGCGCTGGGGAACCAGGCAAATCGAGATCACCGACGTGCGGCTGCTGGACGCCGCCGGGCAGGATACAACCGTTTTCCGCACCGGCGACGACCTGACGGTCGAGATAACCTATATCGCCCACGAACCGATCGAGGAACCGGAGTTCGGGCTGGCGCTGCACAGCCAGGACGGGGTGCATATCACCGGCCCCAACAACCGTATCGGCGGGTTAAACCTGGGGGTGGTCGCCGGGCCGGGGCGGGTGCGCTATCATATCCGGCAACTACCGCTCTTGCGGGGACGCTACCAATTGACGGCCGCCGTCCACGATAGCGCCGAGCCGATCGCCTACGATTATCATGAGGAAGCCTATAGCTTTCGCGTGGTCGAGGGTGGCACCGATGAAAAGGAAGGGTTGATCGTTCTGGACGCCGCTTGGGAATCGTGCGCCCCGGATCATTCAACCGCCGTCCTGGCCGCCCGACCTGACCCGGCCGGCCACCGGCACCCGCGCTAA
- a CDS encoding Vgb family protein, translating to MAVVLVATMVMLSAVRPGAAESAASPYVTSYTVPYANSEPTHIISLGADEVWFTLQNDSAIGRLVVAGNGQPTFTRFPTPTANSAPYDLAYDGQYIWFTERQGNRIGRLTPGTGAISETVIPTADSQPTGITVTPDGNVWFVQRATNKIARYNPGGGTFDEFTYPTAGAQFEDVAAGRNDSIWATAPGLNQVIQLFPDNAPSQQFEIVPVLDFGLQPWPPAQIAVDDEKPWITAPSKDLVGRYAPGTLSYWRWYELFHEGTGARGLFLQRMGEYYYTWFTEPDGGRAGLLITHRSRATILTLFEQPLPGSSPRPMSITADPNGTAWITAPGVNAIMAWRQPYFYQGYLPATFGQ from the coding sequence ATGGCCGTTGTCCTCGTAGCGACAATGGTCATGCTGTCGGCCGTCCGTCCGGGCGCGGCCGAGAGCGCGGCCTCCCCCTACGTCACCAGCTATACCGTTCCCTACGCCAACAGTGAGCCGACCCACATCATCAGCCTGGGAGCGGATGAGGTCTGGTTCACGCTCCAGAACGACAGCGCCATCGGCCGCCTCGTGGTGGCCGGCAACGGACAGCCGACGTTCACCCGCTTCCCGACCCCGACGGCCAACAGCGCGCCCTACGATTTGGCCTACGACGGCCAATACATCTGGTTCACCGAACGGCAGGGCAACCGCATCGGGCGGCTGACGCCCGGCACGGGGGCCATCAGCGAAACCGTCATCCCCACGGCCGATAGCCAGCCGACAGGCATCACCGTCACGCCCGACGGCAACGTCTGGTTCGTGCAGCGGGCGACGAACAAGATCGCCCGCTACAATCCCGGCGGCGGGACGTTCGATGAGTTCACCTACCCCACCGCCGGCGCCCAGTTCGAAGACGTGGCCGCCGGCCGGAACGACAGCATTTGGGCCACAGCCCCCGGCCTCAATCAGGTCATTCAGCTATTTCCGGACAATGCCCCCAGCCAGCAGTTCGAGATCGTGCCGGTGCTCGATTTCGGTCTGCAACCCTGGCCGCCGGCCCAGATCGCCGTCGATGACGAAAAACCGTGGATCACCGCACCATCCAAGGACCTGGTCGGCCGCTACGCGCCGGGCACACTCTCCTATTGGCGCTGGTACGAACTGTTCCATGAGGGCACGGGCGCCAGAGGGCTGTTCCTGCAACGCATGGGCGAATATTACTACACCTGGTTCACCGAGCCGGACGGCGGGCGGGCCGGGTTGCTCATTACACATCGCAGCCGGGCAACAATCCTGACGCTCTTTGAGCAACCTCTACCGGGCAGCAGCCCGCGCCCGATGAGTATCACCGCCGATCCCAATGGCACGGCCTGGATCACCGCGCCCGGCGTGAATGCCATCATGGCCTGGCGACAACCTTACTTCTATCAGGGTTATTTGCCGGCGACGTTCGGGCAATAA
- a CDS encoding CARDB domain-containing protein codes for MRNARAAAVVYLTLLVVVGGLLAHQRASAASIRTAAAGAPICRYGVNATGGSDVFTDHDLTQLRIGWYLNYEAQPSPNHPAGVRFVPIIRLTQVGVNGFSYTPNGPALLSAIAASPGAAWLIGNEPDRPGPSQDDVEPHVYAAAYHELYGLIKAADPTARIFAGTIVQPTPVRLMYLDLVLTSYHQTFGQAMPVDGWSIHNFILNEVSCAHNPDCWGAEVPPGVDAPHGEIISIDQSDDFNLFTERIVRFRNWMKQRGYGDRPLYVTEYGILMPPDYGFDANRVNLFMTRSFDYMTSATDPNLGYAADGYRLVQEWSWYSTNDDYFNGWLFDTATRQLSAMGQNFANYTGGIAITNDLHPWRLATNPASPFTQGGPVAVQLRATIANSGNPAVPAGPAVVRFYQGDPAQGGTQIGGDQVVNLAGCGALAVAGVTWNSAPAGMHRIFVVVDPAGSLAESDETNNTREFPLLIATQQTFIPRVAR; via the coding sequence ATGAGAAACGCGCGCGCCGCGGCCGTGGTCTATTTGACCCTTCTTGTCGTTGTCGGCGGCTTGCTGGCCCATCAGCGGGCGAGCGCCGCGTCGATTCGCACGGCCGCGGCCGGCGCGCCTATCTGCCGCTATGGCGTCAATGCCACCGGCGGCTCCGACGTGTTCACGGATCATGACCTGACCCAACTGCGTATCGGCTGGTATCTCAACTACGAAGCCCAGCCGTCGCCCAACCACCCGGCCGGCGTCCGCTTTGTGCCGATAATCCGGCTGACGCAGGTTGGTGTCAATGGCTTCTCCTATACGCCCAACGGCCCGGCGCTGCTGTCGGCCATCGCCGCCAGCCCCGGCGCGGCCTGGCTCATCGGCAACGAGCCGGACCGCCCCGGCCCGTCGCAGGACGACGTGGAGCCACACGTCTACGCCGCTGCCTATCACGAGCTATACGGCCTCATCAAAGCCGCCGACCCGACCGCCCGGATCTTCGCCGGCACCATCGTGCAACCCACCCCGGTGCGGCTGATGTATCTGGATTTGGTGCTGACCAGCTACCACCAGACCTTCGGTCAGGCCATGCCCGTCGATGGTTGGAGCATCCACAACTTTATCCTGAATGAGGTCAGTTGTGCTCACAATCCGGACTGCTGGGGCGCGGAGGTCCCACCAGGCGTCGACGCGCCCCACGGCGAGATTATCAGTATCGACCAGAGCGATGACTTCAACCTCTTCACCGAGCGTATCGTGCGCTTTCGCAATTGGATGAAGCAGCGGGGCTACGGCGACCGGCCGCTCTATGTGACCGAGTATGGCATCCTGATGCCGCCTGATTACGGCTTCGACGCCAATCGTGTCAACTTGTTCATGACCCGTTCGTTCGACTATATGACTTCGGCGACCGATCCCAACCTTGGTTACGCCGCCGACGGCTACCGTCTGGTGCAGGAGTGGTCATGGTATAGCACCAACGACGACTACTTCAACGGCTGGCTGTTTGACACGGCAACCAGGCAGTTGTCAGCGATGGGTCAGAACTTCGCCAACTATACCGGCGGCATCGCCATCACAAATGATCTCCACCCGTGGCGGCTGGCGACAAACCCGGCCTCACCATTCACGCAGGGCGGGCCGGTCGCGGTTCAACTACGGGCCACCATCGCCAACAGCGGCAACCCGGCCGTGCCCGCCGGGCCGGCCGTGGTGCGCTTTTATCAGGGCGATCCGGCGCAGGGCGGGACGCAGATCGGCGGCGATCAGGTCGTCAATCTGGCCGGTTGCGGGGCGTTGGCCGTCGCCGGTGTCACCTGGAACAGCGCGCCGGCCGGAATGCACCGCATCTTTGTTGTTGTCGACCCCGCCGGCAGCCTGGCCGAGAGCGACGAGACGAACAATACGCGGGAATTCCCGCTGCTGATCGCCACGCAACAGACCTTCATCCCGCGGGTCGCCCGCTAA